In Triticum aestivum cultivar Chinese Spring chromosome 5B, IWGSC CS RefSeq v2.1, whole genome shotgun sequence, the following proteins share a genomic window:
- the LOC123116832 gene encoding F-box/LRR-repeat protein At2g42730-like: protein MDNAAAAAASKKRRRDVPAPRDPPASREGAGGGDDASLDLISRLPDEILGTIISLLPSTKDGARTAILSSRWRHLWRSAPLNLAVDDALSSQESERIAVVSEILAAHPGPARRLCISSIFLGGHHHARFDGWFRSPALGGLEELEFYRGNSKRALPPSVLHFAPTLRVASIGRCNLSVIDAAPVLAFPRQKQLNLSGVAVSEPALLRLLAACTVLESLELMGIRGLSTARIVSPTLRSIGVSVGHYEELPEELVIEDAPCLERLISFGCNGPRTIRVITAPKLTVLGYPSCRFYELVFGLGTIIVKEMIPISLAVSVRTVKVLVLESIGPNLDVVVGFLRCFPCVEKLYIQSRLRKDMKNLGQYGTLDPIECLELNLKAIVLNTYEGKTPDVDFAKFFVLNAKVLELMKFGVYRNSCNQKWVANQHMRLQLDNRASRDARFDFERDYGNCRFYYKKHMHDMWIADPFDRSLCKFCRKV from the exons ATGGACAATGCGGCGGCTGCTGCCGCATCCAAGAAGCGGAGGCGGGATGTGCCAGCACCGCGGGATCCTCCCGCGAGCAGGGAGGGTGCCGGCGGCGGAGACGATGCGAGCCTCGACCTCATCAGCCGTCTCCCCGACGAGATCCTCGGCACCATCATCTCCCTGCTCCCCAGCACCAAGGACGGCGCGCGGACAGCCATCCTCTCCTCCCGGTGGCGCCACCTCTGGCGCTCCGCGCCCCTCAACCTCGCCGTCGACGACGCCCTCTCCTCGCAGGAGAGCGAGCGCATCGCCGTCGTCTCCGAGATCCTCGCCGCGCACCCTGGCCCCGCCCGCCGCCTCTGCATCTCTAGCATCTTTCTCGGCGGCCACCATCACGCCAGGTTCGACGGCTGGTTCCGGTCCCCCGCCCTCGGCGGCCTCGAGGAGCTCGAGTTCTACCGGGGCAACAGCAAGCGTGCGCTGCCTCCTTCCGTGCTCcacttcgcgcccacgctgcgcgttgCCAGCATCGGCCGCTGCAATTTATCCGTGATCGATGCTGCCCCCGTGCTTGCCTTCCCTCGGCAGAAGCAGCTCAACCTCTCCGGCGTCGCcgtctcggagccggccctcctcCGCCTTCTAGCCGCCTGCACCGTGCTTGAGAGCCTTGAGCTTATGGGCATCCGTGGGCTTAGCACCGCCCGGATCGTCTCGCCGACTCTCCGGAGTATTGGTGTCTCTGTTGGTCACTATGAGGAGCTGCCGGAGGAGCTTGTCATTGAGGATGCACCATGCCTTGAAAGATTGATCTCATTTGGCTGTAATGGCCCCAGGACAATCAGGGTGATCACCGCACCGAAACTGACGGTGTTGGGCTATCCGTCTTGCCGTTTCTACGAACTTGTGTTTGGCCTGGGAACCATAATTGTTAAG GAAATGATCCCCATCAGCTTGGCTGTGTCggtgcgcacagtgaaggtcttggttctagaatctattggccccaatctggacgtagttgttggattccttagatGTTTTCCCTGCGTGGAGAAGCTATACATCCAG TCGCGTCTTAGGAAGGATATGAAAAATCTGGGGCAATATGGCACGCTCGATCCTATCGAATGCCTTGAACTCAATCTCAAAGCAATAGTATTGAACACCTATGAAGGCAAGACACCAGATGTTGACTTTGCCAAGTTCTTTGTTCTCAATGCGAAGGTACTCGAGCTAATGAAATTTGGAGTCTATCGTAATAGCTGCAATCAGAAGTGGGTGGCTAATCAGCACATGCGGCTACAACTGGATAACAGAGCTTCTAGAGATGCGCGATTTGATTTTGAAAGAGATTATGGTAATTGCCGTTTTTATTATAAGAAGCACATGCATGATATGTGGATAGCTGATCCCTTTGATAGGTCATTATGCAAATTCTGTCGGAAGGTTTGA